The following coding sequences lie in one Mycobacterium sp. Z3061 genomic window:
- a CDS encoding class I SAM-dependent methyltransferase has translation MTAFDPTDAARFEESYRDERVVRGLPAATPWDIGGPQPVVQQLVAVGAVRGEVLDPGTGPGHHAIHYASQGLSATGIDGSAAAIERARENAAKAGVSVDFRVADATKLEGLDGRFDTVVDCAFYHTFITAPELQKSYVQALHRATRPGARLFMFEFGVGEVNGFKMLRSVSADNLREVLPLGGWEITYLGPTTYQINVSPESIELTAARNPDMAAEVETMLAQYRAMEPWLATGRVHAPFWEVHATRVG, from the coding sequence GTGACGGCATTCGATCCCACCGACGCGGCCCGTTTCGAGGAGAGTTACCGCGACGAGCGGGTGGTGCGTGGCCTGCCCGCCGCGACGCCGTGGGACATCGGCGGCCCGCAGCCCGTCGTCCAGCAACTCGTTGCGGTGGGGGCGGTGCGGGGTGAGGTGCTCGATCCCGGAACGGGGCCCGGTCACCACGCCATTCACTATGCTTCGCAAGGTCTTTCGGCGACGGGCATCGACGGGTCGGCCGCCGCGATCGAACGCGCCCGGGAGAACGCCGCGAAGGCCGGCGTATCGGTCGATTTCCGGGTCGCCGACGCCACCAAGCTCGAGGGCCTCGACGGCCGGTTCGACACCGTCGTGGACTGCGCGTTCTATCACACCTTCATCACCGCGCCGGAGTTGCAGAAGTCCTATGTGCAAGCCCTGCACCGGGCGACTCGTCCGGGTGCGCGGTTGTTCATGTTCGAGTTCGGCGTGGGCGAGGTCAACGGCTTCAAGATGTTGCGGTCGGTGTCTGCCGACAACTTACGGGAGGTTCTTCCGCTGGGCGGCTGGGAGATCACCTACCTGGGGCCGACCACCTACCAGATCAACGTCAGCCCCGAATCGATCGAGCTGACCGCCGCGCGTAACCCGGACATGGCCGCTGAGGTGGAAACCATGCTGGCGCAGTACCGGGCGATGGAGCCGTGGCTGGCCACTGGGCGCGTGCACGCGCCGTTCTGGGAAGTGCACGCGACACGGGTGGGCTGA
- the msrB gene encoding peptide-methionine (R)-S-oxide reductase MsrB, which translates to MTELARPKLQLSDDEWRKKLNPQEFDVLRRAGTERPFVGRYTDTKTKGVYNCRACGAELFRSTEKFDSHCGWPSFFDPSSSDAVVLRPDHSMGTTRTEVLCANCHSHLGHVFAGEGYPTPTDLRYCINSISLTLVPDEG; encoded by the coding sequence ATGACTGAACTCGCGCGCCCGAAACTGCAACTTTCCGACGACGAGTGGCGCAAGAAACTCAACCCGCAGGAGTTCGACGTGCTGCGGCGCGCCGGAACCGAGCGGCCGTTCGTCGGCAGGTACACCGACACCAAGACCAAGGGCGTCTACAACTGTCGCGCGTGCGGTGCCGAATTGTTCCGCAGCACAGAGAAATTCGACTCGCACTGCGGGTGGCCGTCGTTCTTCGACCCGTCGAGTTCGGACGCTGTGGTGCTGCGTCCCGACCATTCGATGGGCACCACCCGCACCGAGGTGCTGTGCGCGAACTGCCACAGCCATCTGGGCCACGTGTTCGCCGGCGAGGGCTACCCGACGCCCACCGATCTGCGCTACTGCATCAACTCCATCTCGCTGACGCTGGTCCCAGACGAGGGCTGA
- the aftC gene encoding arabinofuranan 3-O-arabinosyltransferase has protein sequence MYGALVTAADSTRTGLRASVQAAFRPGPSTTASVLRAVLWPAAILSVLHRSIVLTTNGNITDDFKPVYRAVLNFRHGWDIYNEHFDYVDPHYLYPPGGTLLMAPFGYLPFAPSRYLFISINTVAILVAAYLLLRMFNFTLSSVAAPALILAMFCTETVTNTLVFTNINGCILLLEVLFLKWLLDGRASRQWWAGLAIGLTLVLKPLLGPLLLLPLLNRQWRALAMAFLVPLVANLAAIPLVPHPMDFFTRTVPYILGTRDYFNSSIEGNGVYFGLPFWLIIALRLLFTAIAIGALWLLYRYYRTRDPLFWFTTSSGVLLLWSWLVMSLAQGYYSMMLFPFLMTVVLPNSVIRNWPAWLGIYGFMTLDRWLLFNWMRWGRALEYLKITYGWSLVLIVTFTVLYFRYLDAKAENRLDDGIDPTWLPAERASVGAEASDEEKR, from the coding sequence GTGTACGGTGCGCTGGTGACGGCAGCTGACTCGACCAGAACCGGCTTACGCGCATCGGTGCAGGCCGCATTTCGTCCCGGCCCATCGACCACGGCATCCGTGCTGCGGGCGGTGTTGTGGCCCGCGGCCATCCTGTCGGTACTGCACCGCAGCATCGTGCTCACCACCAACGGCAACATCACCGACGACTTCAAGCCGGTCTACCGGGCGGTGCTGAACTTCCGGCACGGCTGGGACATCTACAACGAGCATTTCGACTACGTCGACCCGCACTACCTGTATCCGCCGGGCGGCACACTGCTGATGGCGCCCTTCGGCTACCTGCCGTTCGCGCCGTCGCGCTACCTGTTCATCTCGATCAACACCGTCGCCATCCTGGTCGCCGCCTACCTGTTGCTGCGAATGTTCAACTTCACCTTGTCCTCGGTGGCCGCACCCGCCCTCATCCTGGCGATGTTCTGCACCGAGACCGTCACCAACACTCTGGTGTTCACCAACATCAACGGCTGCATCCTGCTGCTGGAGGTGCTGTTCCTGAAGTGGCTGCTCGACGGCAGGGCCAGCCGCCAGTGGTGGGCCGGCCTGGCGATCGGGCTGACGCTGGTGCTCAAACCGCTGCTGGGTCCGCTGTTGTTGCTGCCGTTGCTCAACCGCCAGTGGCGGGCGCTGGCGATGGCGTTCCTGGTCCCCCTGGTCGCCAACCTCGCCGCGATCCCCCTGGTGCCCCACCCGATGGACTTCTTCACCCGGACGGTGCCCTACATCCTGGGCACCCGCGACTACTTCAACAGCTCGATCGAGGGCAACGGTGTCTATTTCGGCCTGCCTTTCTGGCTGATCATCGCGCTGCGGCTGCTGTTCACCGCGATCGCGATCGGCGCGCTGTGGCTGCTGTACCGCTACTACCGCACCCGAGACCCGCTGTTCTGGTTCACCACATCGTCCGGGGTGCTGCTGCTGTGGTCGTGGCTGGTGATGTCGCTGGCACAGGGCTACTACTCGATGATGTTGTTCCCGTTCCTGATGACGGTCGTGCTGCCCAACTCGGTGATCCGCAACTGGCCGGCGTGGCTGGGAATCTACGGTTTCATGACGCTGGACCGCTGGCTGCTCTTCAACTGGATGCGGTGGGGACGGGCCCTGGAATACCTCAAGATCACCTACGGTTGGTCTCTGGTACTGATCGTGACGTTCACAGTGCTCTACTTCCGCTATCTGGACGCGAAGGCAGAGAACCGATTGGACGACGGGATCGACCCGACGTGGCTGCCGGCCGAGCGCGCTAGCGTGGGGGCAGAAGCCAGCGATGAGGAGAAGCGATGA
- a CDS encoding alpha/beta hydrolase, with the protein MRRHLTSATILLAATTVLAGCIPVFGADPRFATDSGARPQGAATTKPPPSGPPPIAAPKNDLSWRDCTSKVNADAGVPGAPGVKLDCATFDADLDPVNGGSGSVSIGVVRAKSAKTPKDAGPLVFTTGSDIASSTQLPVWLSHAGADVLDSHPIVAIDRRGLGMSSPIDCRDRLDRDNMRDQAQFQTGDDPVANLSEISNTATTNCTDAIAPGDSAYDNAHAASDIERLRNLWDVPAVALVGIGNGAQLALTYAGSRPDKVARLIVDSPVAIGASAEAAAEQQVKGEQAALDAFAAQCVAVNCALGPDPKGAVSALLTDAKTSKGVRASVASIANAISTALGFPTGDRVNTTVSLANALAAARSGDENQLNNLINRAESIRDSDGQFVNGCSDAVNRPTPDRVRELVVAWGKLYPQFGAVAALNLVKCVHWPTGSTPQAPKDLKIDVLLLGVQNDPIAGNEGVAATAATVINANAASKRVMWQGIGHGASIYSSCAVPPLVGYLDSGKLPGTDTYCPA; encoded by the coding sequence ATGCGTCGGCACCTCACGTCCGCCACGATCCTGCTGGCTGCGACGACAGTTCTCGCCGGCTGCATTCCGGTGTTCGGCGCCGATCCGCGCTTCGCCACCGACTCCGGTGCCCGGCCGCAGGGCGCGGCCACCACCAAACCGCCGCCCAGCGGTCCCCCGCCGATCGCGGCACCGAAGAACGACCTGTCCTGGCGTGACTGCACCTCCAAGGTCAATGCCGACGCGGGCGTCCCGGGCGCCCCGGGCGTCAAGCTGGACTGCGCCACCTTCGACGCCGACCTGGATCCGGTCAACGGTGGGTCAGGGTCGGTGAGCATCGGTGTGGTGCGCGCCAAATCAGCGAAGACGCCGAAGGACGCCGGCCCGCTGGTCTTCACCACCGGTTCTGACATCGCGTCGTCCACCCAGCTACCGGTGTGGCTGTCCCATGCCGGCGCGGATGTGCTGGACAGCCACCCGATCGTGGCCATCGACCGCCGCGGTCTCGGGATGTCGAGCCCGATCGACTGCCGCGACCGCCTCGACCGCGACAACATGCGTGATCAGGCTCAGTTCCAGACCGGCGACGACCCGGTGGCCAACCTCTCCGAGATCTCCAACACCGCGACCACCAATTGCACCGACGCCATTGCGCCCGGTGATTCCGCGTACGACAACGCGCACGCGGCCTCAGACATCGAGCGCTTGCGCAACCTCTGGGATGTGCCTGCGGTCGCGCTGGTCGGGATCGGTAACGGCGCCCAGCTCGCGCTCACCTATGCCGGCTCCCGTCCCGACAAGGTCGCCAGGCTGATCGTCGATTCGCCCGTCGCCATCGGCGCCAGCGCCGAAGCCGCGGCCGAACAACAGGTCAAGGGCGAACAGGCCGCGCTCGACGCGTTCGCGGCACAGTGTGTGGCGGTGAACTGTGCGCTGGGTCCCGATCCCAAGGGTGCGGTCAGCGCGTTGCTGACCGACGCCAAGACGAGCAAGGGCGTGCGCGCGTCGGTAGCCTCGATCGCCAACGCGATCAGCACCGCCCTGGGCTTTCCGACCGGCGACCGGGTCAACACCACCGTCAGTCTGGCGAACGCCCTCGCGGCCGCCCGATCCGGTGACGAGAACCAGCTCAACAATCTGATCAACCGCGCCGAGAGCATCCGCGACAGCGACGGCCAATTCGTCAACGGCTGCAGCGACGCGGTGAACCGGCCCACCCCGGACCGGGTGCGCGAATTGGTGGTCGCCTGGGGCAAGCTCTACCCCCAGTTCGGTGCGGTCGCAGCGCTGAACCTGGTCAAATGCGTGCACTGGCCCACCGGTTCGACCCCGCAGGCGCCGAAAGACCTCAAGATCGACGTGCTGCTGCTGGGTGTGCAGAACGACCCGATCGCGGGCAACGAGGGCGTCGCCGCGACCGCGGCAACCGTCATCAACGCCAACGCCGCCAGCAAGCGGGTGATGTGGCAGGGCATCGGCCACGGGGCCAGCATTTATTCGTCGTGCGCGGTTCCCCCACTGGTCGGCTACCTGGACTCCGGCAAGCTTCCGGGAACCGACACGTACTGCCCTGCCTGA